Proteins encoded together in one Temnothorax longispinosus isolate EJ_2023e chromosome 5, Tlon_JGU_v1, whole genome shotgun sequence window:
- the LOC139813753 gene encoding F-box/LRR-repeat protein 4-like isoform X2, which produces MTSNYQSLYHESCGRYPYISRKSVGEEDIRVDFIYQFVKKRHVKIHTNLSIFHTAPDIIGPPKFSNYEEPFQNRWNNDIDISITQWQYEESMTDYYTILCPPFYEFRRPPIENNYIDIEFHEAVYPIRVSIYEMYRPDGNVIQISAQDDSNNEWYKLWGTDYNSEIDSNNRFESWKTVTWIVPPTSRLFSPPLSHPRDFKTKMLRIFFEDSSHEMPHLYTKLDAVMLIGTSELVRPRKYQKSLTNLLKEINCMYFPHHEDIHNLTADFKNAHLDIDYLQRHFSEYCIIMEYCRDGSYIRRVSKESILRENLMHKNVSLEVIHHSNCAKHIKLSSDESKELSRHNISELPDEILLIILKNLDLMTLCRLNYVNRRFNDLIRDPHLYIRLNIHYPAAAEYIAQNIARRDMSNILCYFTSRCKYLQQLDLTKSTFDVEDFTNFLDNCGRRLTHLRLGDCNNSVNNLVLLKISEICVNLKELNLDDCRGIDDEGFSYLEKLNGADITDCVTQFIKLCPNLEVIRLEDIDLPGFNDINVSQYINVLANCKNLRKAYLPTFQRTIADDCLHRLLSSWQRLELVALRFIDLTDHNLKLLTQCKNLKQLQLFYVDLVTSDKCSTILEQCPQIAKSKTARVSSHIL; this is translated from the exons ATGACATCCAATTACCAATCTTTATATCATGAGAGTTGTGGTCGATATCCTTATATCAGCAGAAAATCCGTAGGAGAAGAAGATATTAGAGTTGACTTCATCTATCAATTTGTGAAGAAAAGACACGTTAAGATTCACACTAATCTCAGTATATTTCATACTGCCCCTGACATAATTGGACCACCCAAATTTTCAAACTATGAAGAACCATTTcag AATCGATGGAATAATGATATCGACATTTCAATAACTCAGTGGCAATACGAAGAATCCATGACAGATTATTATACTATACTATGTCCGCCATTTTATGAATTTAGAAGACCACCgatcgaaaataattatattg atatcgAGTTTCATGAAGCTGTATATCCAATCAGAGTTTCTATATACGAAATGTACAGACCTGATGGAAACGTAATTCAAATTTCGGCTCAAGATGATTCTAATAATGAGTGGTATAAATTGTGGGGAACTGATTATAATTCTGAGATTGATTCTAATAATAGGTTTGAATCGTGGAAAACTGTTACATGGATTGTACCCCCgacatcaagattattttctccacCCTTATCACACCCGCGTGACTTTAAAACGAAAATgctaagaatattttttgaagaCAGTTCCCATGAAATGCCTCATCTTTACACAAAGCTAGATGCTGTGATGCTTATCGGTACATCAGAGTTGGTTCGTCCTAGAAAATATCAGAAGAGTTTAACTAATCTGTTAAAGGAAATTAACTGCATGTACTTTCCACACCATGAggatattcataatttaacagcAGATTTCAAAAATGCACACTTGGATATAGATTATCTGCAACGacatttttctgaatattgcattataatGGAATATTGTAGGGATGGAAG CTATATAAGAAGGGTTTCTAAGGAGAGTATTTTGAGAGAGAATTTGATGCACAAAAATGTATCTTTGGAGGTAATTCATCATTCGAATTGTGCAAAACATATAAAACTCTCTTCGGATGAATCCAAGGAGCTATCACGTCACAATATATCTGAGCTTCCT GATGAAATactactaataatattaaaaaacttggaTCTGATGACGTTATGCCGCTTGAATTATGTAAACAGACGCTTCAATGATTTGATACGAGACCCTCATCTTTATATACGTTTGAATATACACTATCCAGCTGCCGCAGAGTATATTGCCCAAAATATCGCAAGACGCGATATGagcaatatattatgttactttacatctagatgtaaatatttgcagcAGTTAGATCTTACAAAAAGCACGTTTGATGTTGAGGATTTTACAAACTTTCTTGACAATTGTGGCAGGCGTTTAACGCACTTAAGATTAGGAGACTGCAACAATTCTGTCAATAATCTTGTCCTACTtaaaatttcagagatatgtgtaaatttgaaag aattaaatctAGACGATTGTCGTGGCATAGACGACGAAGGATTTTCGTATCTAGAGAAATTAAATG GTGCAGATATAACAGACTGTGTAACacagtttataaaattgtgtCCTAACTTGGAAGTAATACGTTTAGAGGACATTGATCTTCCAGGATTTAACGATATTAACGTTTCGCAGTATATTAACGTTCTCGCTAACTgtaagaatttacgaaaagcGTACCTTCCCAC attcCAACGTACAATCGCTGATGATTGCTTGCATAGATTACTTTCTTCCTGGCAACGCCTGGAATTAGTTGCTTTACGCTTTATTGACCTCACTGATcacaatttgaaattattaacgcAGTGCAAAAACTTAAAACAGTTACAACTTTTTTATGTGGATCTTGTTACATCTGATAAGTGTTCCACTATTTTGGAACAATGTCCCCAGATAGCAAAATCCAAAACTGCAAGAGTTTCATCTCATATCCTGTAA
- the LOC139813753 gene encoding F-box/LRR-repeat protein 4-like isoform X1 translates to MTSNYQSLYHESCGRYPYISRKSVGEEDIRVDFIYQFVKKRHVKIHTNLSIFHTAPDIIGPPKFSNYEEPFQNRWNNDIDISITQWQYEESMTDYYTILCPPFYEFRRPPIENNYIDIEFHEAVYPIRVSIYEMYRPDGNVIQISAQDDSNNEWYKLWGTDYNSEIDSNNRFESWKTVTWIVPPTSRLFSPPLSHPRDFKTKMLRIFFEDSSHEMPHLYTKLDAVMLIGTSELVRPRKYQKSLTNLLKEINCMYFPHHEDIHNLTADFKNAHLDIDYLQRHFSEYCIIMEYCRDGSYIRRVSKESILRENLMHKNVSLEVIHHSNCAKHIKLSSDESKELSRHNISELPDEILLIILKNLDLMTLCRLNYVNRRFNDLIRDPHLYIRLNIHYPAAAEYIAQNIARRDMSNILCYFTSRCKYLQQLDLTKSTFDVEDFTNFLDNCGRRLTHLRLGDCNNSVNNLVLLKISEICVNLKELNLDDCRGIDDEGFSYLEKLNGLEHLNLHDTCIKDECLYKILQKNQRMREFNIVGADITDCVTQFIKLCPNLEVIRLEDIDLPGFNDINVSQYINVLANCKNLRKAYLPTFQRTIADDCLHRLLSSWQRLELVALRFIDLTDHNLKLLTQCKNLKQLQLFYVDLVTSDKCSTILEQCPQIAKSKTARVSSHIL, encoded by the exons ATGACATCCAATTACCAATCTTTATATCATGAGAGTTGTGGTCGATATCCTTATATCAGCAGAAAATCCGTAGGAGAAGAAGATATTAGAGTTGACTTCATCTATCAATTTGTGAAGAAAAGACACGTTAAGATTCACACTAATCTCAGTATATTTCATACTGCCCCTGACATAATTGGACCACCCAAATTTTCAAACTATGAAGAACCATTTcag AATCGATGGAATAATGATATCGACATTTCAATAACTCAGTGGCAATACGAAGAATCCATGACAGATTATTATACTATACTATGTCCGCCATTTTATGAATTTAGAAGACCACCgatcgaaaataattatattg atatcgAGTTTCATGAAGCTGTATATCCAATCAGAGTTTCTATATACGAAATGTACAGACCTGATGGAAACGTAATTCAAATTTCGGCTCAAGATGATTCTAATAATGAGTGGTATAAATTGTGGGGAACTGATTATAATTCTGAGATTGATTCTAATAATAGGTTTGAATCGTGGAAAACTGTTACATGGATTGTACCCCCgacatcaagattattttctccacCCTTATCACACCCGCGTGACTTTAAAACGAAAATgctaagaatattttttgaagaCAGTTCCCATGAAATGCCTCATCTTTACACAAAGCTAGATGCTGTGATGCTTATCGGTACATCAGAGTTGGTTCGTCCTAGAAAATATCAGAAGAGTTTAACTAATCTGTTAAAGGAAATTAACTGCATGTACTTTCCACACCATGAggatattcataatttaacagcAGATTTCAAAAATGCACACTTGGATATAGATTATCTGCAACGacatttttctgaatattgcattataatGGAATATTGTAGGGATGGAAG CTATATAAGAAGGGTTTCTAAGGAGAGTATTTTGAGAGAGAATTTGATGCACAAAAATGTATCTTTGGAGGTAATTCATCATTCGAATTGTGCAAAACATATAAAACTCTCTTCGGATGAATCCAAGGAGCTATCACGTCACAATATATCTGAGCTTCCT GATGAAATactactaataatattaaaaaacttggaTCTGATGACGTTATGCCGCTTGAATTATGTAAACAGACGCTTCAATGATTTGATACGAGACCCTCATCTTTATATACGTTTGAATATACACTATCCAGCTGCCGCAGAGTATATTGCCCAAAATATCGCAAGACGCGATATGagcaatatattatgttactttacatctagatgtaaatatttgcagcAGTTAGATCTTACAAAAAGCACGTTTGATGTTGAGGATTTTACAAACTTTCTTGACAATTGTGGCAGGCGTTTAACGCACTTAAGATTAGGAGACTGCAACAATTCTGTCAATAATCTTGTCCTACTtaaaatttcagagatatgtgtaaatttgaaag aattaaatctAGACGATTGTCGTGGCATAGACGACGAAGGATTTTCGTATCTAGAGAAATTAAATGGTTTGGAACATTTAAATCTTCATGATACATGTATAAAAGATGAATGTCTTTataaaatactgcaaaaaaatcAACGAATGCGTGAGTTCAATATTGTAGGTGCAGATATAACAGACTGTGTAACacagtttataaaattgtgtCCTAACTTGGAAGTAATACGTTTAGAGGACATTGATCTTCCAGGATTTAACGATATTAACGTTTCGCAGTATATTAACGTTCTCGCTAACTgtaagaatttacgaaaagcGTACCTTCCCAC attcCAACGTACAATCGCTGATGATTGCTTGCATAGATTACTTTCTTCCTGGCAACGCCTGGAATTAGTTGCTTTACGCTTTATTGACCTCACTGATcacaatttgaaattattaacgcAGTGCAAAAACTTAAAACAGTTACAACTTTTTTATGTGGATCTTGTTACATCTGATAAGTGTTCCACTATTTTGGAACAATGTCCCCAGATAGCAAAATCCAAAACTGCAAGAGTTTCATCTCATATCCTGTAA
- the LOC139813753 gene encoding F-box/LRR-repeat protein 4-like isoform X3 — MTDYYTILCPPFYEFRRPPIENNYIDIEFHEAVYPIRVSIYEMYRPDGNVIQISAQDDSNNEWYKLWGTDYNSEIDSNNRFESWKTVTWIVPPTSRLFSPPLSHPRDFKTKMLRIFFEDSSHEMPHLYTKLDAVMLIGTSELVRPRKYQKSLTNLLKEINCMYFPHHEDIHNLTADFKNAHLDIDYLQRHFSEYCIIMEYCRDGSYIRRVSKESILRENLMHKNVSLEVIHHSNCAKHIKLSSDESKELSRHNISELPDEILLIILKNLDLMTLCRLNYVNRRFNDLIRDPHLYIRLNIHYPAAAEYIAQNIARRDMSNILCYFTSRCKYLQQLDLTKSTFDVEDFTNFLDNCGRRLTHLRLGDCNNSVNNLVLLKISEICVNLKELNLDDCRGIDDEGFSYLEKLNGLEHLNLHDTCIKDECLYKILQKNQRMREFNIVGADITDCVTQFIKLCPNLEVIRLEDIDLPGFNDINVSQYINVLANCKNLRKAYLPTFQRTIADDCLHRLLSSWQRLELVALRFIDLTDHNLKLLTQCKNLKQLQLFYVDLVTSDKCSTILEQCPQIAKSKTARVSSHIL, encoded by the exons ATGACAGATTATTATACTATACTATGTCCGCCATTTTATGAATTTAGAAGACCACCgatcgaaaataattatattg atatcgAGTTTCATGAAGCTGTATATCCAATCAGAGTTTCTATATACGAAATGTACAGACCTGATGGAAACGTAATTCAAATTTCGGCTCAAGATGATTCTAATAATGAGTGGTATAAATTGTGGGGAACTGATTATAATTCTGAGATTGATTCTAATAATAGGTTTGAATCGTGGAAAACTGTTACATGGATTGTACCCCCgacatcaagattattttctccacCCTTATCACACCCGCGTGACTTTAAAACGAAAATgctaagaatattttttgaagaCAGTTCCCATGAAATGCCTCATCTTTACACAAAGCTAGATGCTGTGATGCTTATCGGTACATCAGAGTTGGTTCGTCCTAGAAAATATCAGAAGAGTTTAACTAATCTGTTAAAGGAAATTAACTGCATGTACTTTCCACACCATGAggatattcataatttaacagcAGATTTCAAAAATGCACACTTGGATATAGATTATCTGCAACGacatttttctgaatattgcattataatGGAATATTGTAGGGATGGAAG CTATATAAGAAGGGTTTCTAAGGAGAGTATTTTGAGAGAGAATTTGATGCACAAAAATGTATCTTTGGAGGTAATTCATCATTCGAATTGTGCAAAACATATAAAACTCTCTTCGGATGAATCCAAGGAGCTATCACGTCACAATATATCTGAGCTTCCT GATGAAATactactaataatattaaaaaacttggaTCTGATGACGTTATGCCGCTTGAATTATGTAAACAGACGCTTCAATGATTTGATACGAGACCCTCATCTTTATATACGTTTGAATATACACTATCCAGCTGCCGCAGAGTATATTGCCCAAAATATCGCAAGACGCGATATGagcaatatattatgttactttacatctagatgtaaatatttgcagcAGTTAGATCTTACAAAAAGCACGTTTGATGTTGAGGATTTTACAAACTTTCTTGACAATTGTGGCAGGCGTTTAACGCACTTAAGATTAGGAGACTGCAACAATTCTGTCAATAATCTTGTCCTACTtaaaatttcagagatatgtgtaaatttgaaag aattaaatctAGACGATTGTCGTGGCATAGACGACGAAGGATTTTCGTATCTAGAGAAATTAAATGGTTTGGAACATTTAAATCTTCATGATACATGTATAAAAGATGAATGTCTTTataaaatactgcaaaaaaatcAACGAATGCGTGAGTTCAATATTGTAGGTGCAGATATAACAGACTGTGTAACacagtttataaaattgtgtCCTAACTTGGAAGTAATACGTTTAGAGGACATTGATCTTCCAGGATTTAACGATATTAACGTTTCGCAGTATATTAACGTTCTCGCTAACTgtaagaatttacgaaaagcGTACCTTCCCAC attcCAACGTACAATCGCTGATGATTGCTTGCATAGATTACTTTCTTCCTGGCAACGCCTGGAATTAGTTGCTTTACGCTTTATTGACCTCACTGATcacaatttgaaattattaacgcAGTGCAAAAACTTAAAACAGTTACAACTTTTTTATGTGGATCTTGTTACATCTGATAAGTGTTCCACTATTTTGGAACAATGTCCCCAGATAGCAAAATCCAAAACTGCAAGAGTTTCATCTCATATCCTGTAA